GTGGAGCTCTTTTGATTTATGTAACTGCCATGGCTATTTATCTTGTTCCTCGTAATCATAATATCAGTGAACTGGAAAGATATGTTACTGTTGCAGCTTCGTATGTTGTAGTTCTGTTGCTATGGTTAGTGTTGCGTAAAAAAGAAAAACTAGCAGATGAACGACGTAAAGACATGCAACAGAGAAAAAATAATTCTCAGGAATTTAAATAACTTAAAATGAAAAAATTACTTATTTGCATAGTAGCCTTACTATGTACGTTTACGGCACAGGCACAATTTGAAAAGAATAAATGGTTAATAACTCCCTCTATTACAGGACTTGGAATGTCTTACAGTGGGCAGGATAAATTTTCATTAGGATTTGAAGCTGAAGGTGGAGTTTTTCTGCAAGATAACTTAGCTTTGTTGATTAATGCGGGAGCGGATATCAAGGACAGGGGAGATGACAGAACTTCTTTAGGTGCAGGTATTCGTTATTACTTTGAACAGACTGGTATTTATATAGGTTCAAAGTTTAAATATGATAATTATGACTTTTATGCCGGCGGACATAAGAACGATGCAACCCTTGGTACAGAGGTGGGTTATGCGTTCTTTCTGAGCCGAACGGTGACAATAGAACCAGCTATGTATTATAATCAGAGTCTGACTGATCAGAACTTTAGCAAGCTTGGCGTGAAAGTGGGATTCGGATTTTATTTCTAAGAAAGAACTAACTTTTTACAGCTATAAAAGAGCCATTTTCAATCCGTTTTGTGGAGTGAAAATGGCTCTTTCTATTATTGAAAGTTACTCTTTAAGACTGGAAAGTGACTTTTTACTCACTCTCTTCATTATAACTGACTATTATCTCAGATAAGCTTTTCTGTCAGAAACTGTCCGGTATAAGATGCTGCACATTTTGCTACTTCTTCAGGAGTACCGCAACAGACAAGATTTCCACCCATATTTCCTCCCTCGGGTCCTAAGTCAATAATATAGTCTGCACATTTAATTACATCCATATTGTGCTCAATAATAATAACTGTATGTCCGCGGGAAATTAGTGCGTCAAAAGCTTCCAGTAATTTCTTAATGTCGTGAAAATGTAGTCCGGTTGTTGGCTCATCAAAGACAAAAATAGTTGGAGCTACTTTTTCCTGACTAAGGTAAAAGGCTAGTTTTACACGTTGGTTTTCTCCTCCGGAAAGCGTAGATGATGATTGTCCCAATTTGATGTATCCCAATCCCACTTCCTGAAGAGATGAAAGTTTCTTAACGATTTTCTTTTGACCGTTTTCTTTGAAGAATTCAATGGCCTGATCAACAGTCATCTCAAGAATATCATAAATGTTCTTCTCTTTGAATTTAACTTCAAGCGTCTCTGTCTTAAAACGTTTGCCGTGACAACTTTCACATTCCAGCACTAAGTCGGCCATAAATTGCATCTCAACCGTAATAGTTCCGTCTCCTTTACATTCTTCACATCGGCCACCTTCTGTGTTGAAAGAGAAATAAGAGGCAGAATATCCCATTAGTTTTGCTAAAGGTTGATCGGCCCATAGTTTCCGGATTTCGTCGTATGCTTTAATGTAAGTCACCGGATTAGAACGTGAGGACTTCCCGATAGGATTCTGGTCAACAAATTCGATATTTTTAGCCATATTAATATCGCCATTGAGTGAAACAAATTCTCCCGGACGTTCACTGGTTTCGCTGTATTCACGTTTTAATGCCCGATAAAAGATATCTCTTACCAATGTTGATTTACCTGATCCGCTTACTCCTGTAACAACGGTCATAACATTCAACGGGAAGATGACGTTAATTCCTTTCAGGTTGTTTTCTCTTGCACCAGTAATTTCGATATAATTATTCCATGAGCGGTGGTTAACAGGAACGGCAATAGTTTCTTCTCCAAGGAGGTATTTCACTGTGTAGCTATTACTTCCCTTTTTCAGATTTTTCATATCGCCATGATATACAATCTCTCCACCTAGTCTGCCTGCTTTTGGGCCAACATCAATTATATAATCGGCTGCACGGATTATTTCTTCATCATGTTCTACCACAACTACAGTATTACCTAGTTGTTGCAGCTGACGAAGTACTTTTATGAGTCGGTCGGTATCCCGTGAGTGAAGTCCGATACTTGGCTCATCAAGAATATAGAGTGATCCAACCAGACTGCTACCCAGAGAAGTGGCCAGATTAATTCGCTGACTTTCTCCACCTGACAAAGAATTGCTTAAACGGTTAAGTGTAAGATATCCCAGACCTACATCTATAAGGAAGTTTATACGGCTATTAATTTCTATCAGGATTCTTTTGGCAATATCACTTTCATGTTTGTCGAGTGAAAGGTTATCAAAGAATGTTTTTAAGTCGTGTATAGGAAGATCAACTAATTGGGAAATAGAATGGTCACCTACCTTTACATAACCGGCTTCTTTCTTTAATCTGGTACCGTGGCAATCCGGACAATAGGTCTTTCCCCTGTAACGAGCCAGCATTACTCTGTATTGAATTTTATATTGATTCTTTTCAAGCATATCAAAGAACTCGTCAATGCCATGTATGCCTTTGGCTCCTTTCCATAACAGCTCTTTTTGTTTATCTGTAAGGTCATAATAAGGGGTGAAAATAGGAAAATCATATTTGGACGCCGCCCGAATAAAATCGTCTTTCCATTCGCCCATCTTTTCGCCTCGCCAGCAAACTACCGCACCATCATAAACGCTGAGTGAACGGTTAGGAATAACCAGACTTTCATCAACCCCAATTACTTTTCCAAAACCTTCGCATCTCGGGCATGCTCCTATAGGAGAGTTGAAACTGAACATGTGATCTGTTGGCTCTTCGAAAATGATTCCATCTGCTTCAAACTTTTTACTGAAAGAATGCATGATAGCACCTTCTTCCGGATAAAACCGTAACAGACAAGTTCCGTTGCCTTCATAGAAAGCCGTTTCAACGGAATCCGTTAAGCGGCTAATGCTGTCTTTGGAGCTGTCGCATACCATTCTGTCTACAAGCAAAAGTATTTCTCTCTCAGTCTCAAAATCTCCCTTTTTTAGCAGATCTTCTATACGCATTGTCTCTCCATCTACTTCTGCCCGATTGAAACCTTGTTTTAAGTCCATTTCGAGCTGATCTTTCATTGTTCTCCCTTCTCTTAAGAGGATAGGAGTAAGAATGACATAACGAGTCCCTTCCGGATAAGAAAGCATGCAGCTAACAATATCTTCAATCTGGTGTTTCTTAACTAAAGTACCCGATATTGGTGAATAGGTCTTTCCAACGCGAGCGTAGAGCAGTCGTAAGTATTCATATATCTCAGTGGAAGTACCAACTGTGGAACGGGGATTGCGGCTGTTTACCTTTTGCTCAATAGCAATAGCTGGTGGAATACCTTTTATGAAATCACATTCAGGTTTAGTCATTCTGCCAAGAAACTGGCGGGCATAACTATTGAGACTCTCCACATACCGGCGTTGCCCTTCTGCATAAAGAGTATCGAAAGCAAGGGAAGACTTTCCTGAACCGGATAATCCGGTAATTACAACTAATTTATTGCGTGGTATATCTACATCAATATTCTTTAAGTTATTGACGCGTGCACCCTTGATGGATATATATTTTTCTTGAGACATAAGCTGATTTTGAAAGAATCTGCAAAGGTAAATAAAAAATGGCACAGTGCAAAAAGAATGCTTCTTGTAAGTGATATTATATACATTTATTAAGTTAGTTTCCAACTTGATAAATTCAAAATAATATATACCTTTGTGCATATAAAAACATAACAGAACTGAAGAATGAAGATAAAGACTTTTTTGGCAACCGTTTTGATGGTTTGCTGTTCTCTCTGCTCTTTTGCGCATAATTTACCTAAACGTGAGTTCCGGGGAGTTTGGTTGCATACTATCAATGGGGATTATACCGGAAAATCACCAGAAGAGTTTAAAACTTATTTGATTAGCCAGTTTAACAGCTTACAAAAAGCAGGAATCAACGCTGTTTTGTTTCAGGTACGCCCCGAAGCTGATGCGTTCTATCCTTCAAAGCTGGAGCCCTGGAGTCGTTTTCTTACCGGAACTCAGGGAACAGCTCCTTCTGGAGATTTTGATCCAATGGCCTTTGTGATTGATGAATGTCACAAAAGGGGGATGGAGTTTCATGCGTGGGTAAATCCTTATCGGGTACAGTTGAACATTAGTTCAAAATTAGCTCCTTCGCATGTGTATTATCAACACCCTGAATGGTTTGTTGTTTATGGCAATCAACGTTTCTTTAATCCGGGCTTACCTCAATGTCGTGAATTTATCAATAAAGTGATTAAAGATATTGTTTCTCGTTATGATGTGGACGCAATTCATATGGATGATTATTTTTATCCTTATCCAATTGCTGGAAAAGAATTCCCTGATGATGAGGCTTTCAAAACTTATGGTATTCCTGATGGTTTTGCTGATCAGAAGGACAACTGGCGCCGTAGCAATGTTAATACTTTGATTCGTGAACTGCATGAAACCATTCGTGAAACAAAACCTTGGGTTAAGTTTGGTGTTTCTCCTTTTGGCATCTATCGTAATAAGAAAAATACCATGGATGGTATTGGTAGTGATACAAATGGCCTACAAAATTACGATGAATTATATGCAGACGTACTTTTATGGATTCGTAATGGATGGGTGGACTATAACATTCCCCAGATTTATTGGGAAATAGGTAATAAAGCTGCTGATCATGAAACTTTAGTCAACTGGTGGGCTACTTATTCTTATGATCGTCCATTCTTTATAGGACAAGATGTGGAACGTACAGTGAAATATGCAGATTTGAATAATCCTGAAATAAATCAGCTTCCCAGAAAAATGCAACTGTCCCGTACCACTCCTAATGTTTTAGGAAACTGTTTTTGGAGTGGAAAAGCATTACTTGGCAATCCTGGAAACTCTTTGAATGCTTTAGCAAATAGCTATCAATGTTATCCGGCTCTTCCTCCGGTTTTTACTTTTATGGATGATAAAGCTCCGAAATCAATTCGAGGTCTGAAAACAATCTGGACTGAAGATGGTTATGTTCTGATGTGGAAAGGACCCAAAGCTAAAGAAGAGATGGACAAGGCATTCAATTATTGCGTTTATCGTTTTGATAATAAAGAAAAAGTTAACTTAAACGATCCTTCAAAGATAGTAGCCATAACAAGAACCTGTTATTATAAGCTTCCCTATGAGTTAGGGAAATTGAAATACCGCTATGTTGTTACTGCTTTGGACAGACTTCATAATGAATCGAAGATGAAAACGAAAAAGGTGAAGCTATAACAAATAGGTTCACTTGTTCTTCAAAGTAATATTCTGAGTCCAGTAAGAAGATATGAGTTTTCTCCAATGAAATAAAACTTATATTTTCTTACTGGACTTTTACCTTTGTATTATCCTAAAGAGAGGTTTATTTATTGTAGTTTTACTAGATGAGTAGATCTTTGGGAATGAGACGATGCTGGCTTACTAAAATTGATACTTAGTCCCCATGTTTTTCTGGTGATTCCTAATTGGCTTCTTCCTGATTGTTCATATATTTGCTGGGATTCATTTTATAATGTTTCTTAAATACTTCTCTGAAATATTTAGCATCACTAAAACCAGTCATATCAGCAACTTCAGTGATATTAAACTTTCTACTTTTTAATAATTCTGCTGCACGTGAAAGTCTTATTAATCTTATAAAATCAGCAGGAGCCTGGTCTGTAAGAGCTTTTATTTTGTTATAGAAGCTTGAACGACTCATGTTGAGAGAACTACATAAAATGTCTACGTTAAAATTAGAATCTTGCAAATTCTTTTCTATAATTTCTTTTACTTTAGTCATAAATTCACGATCCAGCTCCGAGGTGTAGTCTATTTGTTCATCAGTGCTTTTAATCTCTAATTTTGCAAATCGATCTTTCAAAACCTCACGGTTGGCTAAAAGAGTCATGATTTTGGCTTTTAAGATTGATATATCAAATGGTTTTGTAATATATTCATCAGCCCCTGTTTTTAGTCCCCGGATAATATTATCTTTATCATTGAGAGCTGTTAACAGTATTACAGGAATGTGTGATGTGTTAATGTTACTTTTTATCTTTGAGCATAATTCATCGCCGTTCATATTTGGCATCATAATGTCCGAAATAACGAGATCAGGCTTTATATTTTGTATAATACCCCATCCTTCTTTCCCATCACTGGCCATGAAAATATAATAATTCTCTGAAAGAGAACGTTGCAGGTAACTCCGCATATCGTCATTATCTTCCACAAGTAATATACGTTGGGATGCCGAACCTATATTATGAGTTATGGATGGAGGTAATGTCTCATCAGCTTTTGTTCTGAACAGAGTGAATATATTTTCTGATTTTGAATCTGACTCCTGACTCCATTCCAGTTGCTGCTTTTTAAAGTGTCTGTGTCCTTGTGGAAAAGTAACCTTGAATGTAGAACCAGAATCTATTTTACTTTTTAAATTAATTGTTCCGCTATGCAGATTTACTAATTTCCGGACCAATAATAGTCCTAGTCCTGTACCGGATATTTTAGCGTTTATTGCATTGCTGCCCCTGAAAAATAATTTAAATAGTTTCTTCTGCTCATCATCTGGTATACCTATCCCATTATCTTTTATTTCGAATCCCCAATAATCAGAACTGCTAAATGCTATAACTTTGATCTCTCCACCATTAGGCGTATATTTAATTGCATTTGATAATAAGTTTTTAATAATAGATTCCATTTTCTCTTTATCGAACCAAACATTAAGGAAACGGAAATTGCTTTCGTATGTTAGCTTTATCTGTCTTGATTCAACGTATGACTGAAATGCATTTAAAACCTCATCTATAAAAGTGAATAGCTCATACTCACTAACATGCATTTTTGAAGAATATATTTCTGCTTTTTCAAAATTAATCAGGCTTGTAATTAAACGGAATAATGAATTTGTATTTCTGACTGCTGTATCCAGATTGGCTTTTCCTTCTGGAGATAAATTTTCTTTTTCAGCCAATTCATCAAGTGGCGCCTTGATTAAAGAAAGAGGAGTACGGATATCATGAGCAGTGTTAACAAAAAAACGAATTTTGTCACTGGATGCTTTCTGCTCTTTATATATGGTATAACGGCGCATAAAGTCCCAAGCTATAAGAGTCAATACTGCAATGTACAATATAATAGCCCAGATTGTTCCCCAAAATGGAGGGTGAATCACAATATCGATACTTCTTTCTTCGATGATTAGTGAACTTTCTTTTGAAATAGCACGAACATGAAGTTTGTATTTGCCCGGAGTAAGATTTGTATAACGAATAACATTGTCGTAAGTAGCTTTGCTCCATTCGTCATAAAACCCCTCTAATTTCCAGGAGTAAAGAATATTCTCCGGATAATCGTAATTTATAGAGGCTAGGTGTATCGAAAATATATTTTGGTTATAATTTAAATCGATTTTCTCTTGTTCATCAATATTTTGATGTAAAGGAGAGTCTGGTTCTCCTGCAGATACTGTTCGGTAGAAAATATCTAAATCGCTGAAAATTAGCTTTGAAAAATACCTTTGAGGGAGACTTGTCTTTTCATCAAATTCAATAGCACCGTCAACACTGCCAAAAATGAATGTGCCTTTCTGACTATACGTGCCTGATGTAGAATTAAAATTATTAGATATCAATCCCTGCTCCTTGGTCCAGTTTTGAAAAGTCCTTTTTGCAATGTCAAACCGGACTAAGCTATTATCAGTGCTTAGAAAAAGAGTTCCTTTTTTATCGGATAAAATGGTATAGATGTTGTTTGAAATAAGTGCACCATTCTCTTTATCATAGTTGCTGAACTTATTTGTTTTAATATTATAAACAAGCATTCCAGAACCATAGGTTCCAATATATAACATTCCATTCTTTTCCTGATGCAGAGTGCATATATAAACTCTTTTGGGCATTTTAATTTCTCTGAATACTCCGTTGCTTTTGTTGAGAATATATAAGCCATTGGAACAGCCAATCCAAAGGTAATCGGTATCTTTTTCAAGAATTATATTTATTGAGTTGATTCCAGGGTAATGACGGGTCTTCTTATTTTTTAAATCAATTTTAGTCAGGTTATAATAACCGCCAGACCAAATATAACCGTTACTATCTTTAATAATAGACTGGATGTATTTTTCTGGATGCATATTCAGATTCTCGTATTGAGAAGATATGGCATAACTGACCCTCATGCTCTTTTTATCAATGCTGTATATTAAGGGAGTAAGTCCTCCGGCCAATACTAATCCAGGCTTTACTTCACAAAGAGTAGTGAAGATATGATTTTTACTGTTTGAACGAGTATCATAATCAGTTAGTACATATTTCCATTTTCCTGTTTCAGGAAAATAAATACTAATTCCATTATTTGTGGCAAACCAAAGGTCTCCTTCACTGTCTTCAATCACAGAATTAACCTGGTCGTTTACTAAAGAGTTTGTATTTCCAATAATATGTTTAAACCATTTATATTTAGGAAACCTATTGTACTGAACGGTTATCCCAATAGGATAATTTGCCAGCCAGATTCGTTGTTCTTTATCAATGTACAGATCATTAATAGTGTTACCATTCATTGCATTAAGCCGACTGTAATCAGCAACTATATAAGGAGAGCAATTATAGTTACTCATATCCATCTTGTAAACTCCAGCCCCATTAGTAGCAATTAGAATTACATTTTTATTCGTTTCTTTTATTGCGTTAATTCGGATGTCGTTAAGGCCGGAATGAGTTAAAGCCAGTTGCTGTCTTTTGATGTCATATGCATAAATACCTTTTGGAAAGCTTCCTATAATTAGCTTTTTGCTATTTTGATTGTAATATAGCTTGTTTGCCTGAACTGATAATCTGTCCAAGCCTTTCTGATTGACTCTGATTAAAGTATTACCCTGTAGTCTTACAGTATATACGCCTTTGTTTGTGGCAATATAATATGTGTTGTTATTAATTTGAATAATATCATTAATATGCTGCTTGTTGAGGCTTTTTAGGGGGATAAGCTTTTTACAGTCTATATTGTATACATATTGATTGTATTCGGTACATAACCAGATATTATTTTTAATATCAATATAGGTATAAATTATTGGACTGATATTTTTAAGCTGGTATACTAAACGGTAGCTATCTGTTTTAATATCATATTTAAAAACTAGTCCGCTTTTAGTTATTTCCCAAAGAACTCTGTCCTTATCCATAATAGGAAGATTCATGTCAGAGAATGAATTTATTCTTTCATTAGGTGAAGCCAGATTGTAATGTTTGAATAGTGTTCCGTCATATCGATCTATCCCTTCTTGAGTGAGAAACCACATATATCCTTTTTTATCTTTATGGATACTATACACACGTCTGTTGCTTAACCCATTTTCCACGCCTATATATTTATAGGTCTGCGCAAAACTAAGGGCACTTATGCAAAAGAACAGTGTAAATAGAATATTTCTCATCCTTAGGAATTTTATACAAGTTAAAGTATAAAAATAGAAAAAAGAGTTGACATAACAAAGATTCGTATATTTTGTTTGTGAAAATATATAAAAATATTGATTTTATTGTTATTTTTCTAAAATTATATAAATGTATTTAAATCAATAGGATAGGTTCTTGTTTCTTTTATTAGAATCAGGAAGATAGCTCTGCTTTTACGAATTATTTTTTATTTCTACTCTTTTATTAACTTAGTCAATGAATATTATCTTTTTTGTATATCATGAAAATATTCATTGACTGATTTTTTTTAATTAATAAATAAAAAAGAGGCGGGAGTTTTAAACTACCGCCTCTTTGATATAATAAAAATGTTATTCTTATTTGTGTTCTTCAACCCATTTACGAGCATTAACAAATGCTTCCATCCATGGAGTAACTTGATCACTGTTGATTCTGTCAGCAGGATAATATGCATTCTGCCAAGGGAAGATAGCACGTTCCAAGTGAGGCATCATTGCCAGATGGCGTCCGTCTTCAGAAGCAAGACCGGCTACACTGTAATCTGATCCGTTTGGATTACCAGGATATTCGTCATAAGAATATGTGGCTATTACATTGTATTTATCTTCCTCATAAGGTAATGAGAATTTTCCTTCTCCGTGAGCTACCCAGATACCCAGTTTAGATCCGCTAAGTGAACCGAACATTACGCTGCGGTTGGTCGGAATAGTTACTCCCACAAAGCTTGATTCGAACTTATGAGAATTATTATGAAGCATCTTTGCCTTTTTCTCGTGTTCAGGATTGATTAATCCAAGTTCTATCATCAGCTGGCAACCGTTACAGATACCAAGACTCAATGTATCCTTGCGAGCGAAGAATTTGTCGAGGGCAGCTTTTGCTTTTTCATTGAACAGGAATCCTCCGGCCCATCCTTTGGCAGAACCAAGTACGTCTGAGTTAGAGAAACCTCCGCAACAAACAATCATATTGATGTCTTCCAATGTCTCGCGTCCGCTGATTAAGTCGGTCATAGTTACATCTTTTACATCAAATCCGGCAAGATATAATGAGTAAGCCATTTCTCGCTCACCATTGGTTCCCTTTTCACGGATGATAGCTGCCTTGATTCCGCTAGGAGTGCGGCGATCAGGAGAAATACCATATTGAGAGAATTTGCCTTTGAAGTCTTTGTTGAATGCGAATTCTAATGGTTGCATTTTGTAGTTCTCGAAACGAGTTTTAGCACAACCATTCATGGATTGTTTTCTATCTAACAGATAAGAAGAAGAGTACCACACATCACGCATATAATCAATGCCAAACTGATAAGTAGCATCGTCTTTTGAAACAAGAATATGACGTTCGTCGGTTGGTTTAGCAATCATAATAAAGCCAACACCTGCATCTTCCAGAATCTTTTCTACTTCAGCTTTGTGTTTGATCTGAATAACAACTCCTGGATTTTCAGCAAAGAGAATCTTCACAAGATCATCTTCTTTTAGCTTATCTAAGTTGACTTCAAGACCACCTTCTACGTTTGCGAAGCACATTTCAAGTAAAGTAGTAATCAAACCACCGGCAGAGATATCATGACCTGCCATGATCAGTCCTTTGTTTACTAATTCCTGAATAGCAAGGAATGCATCACGGAAGTATTCGCTGTCTTGTACGCAAGGTACATCATCACCTATCTTATTTAATGATTGAGCAAAAGCAGAACCACCAAGTTTTAATTCATCAAAACTGAAGTCGATATGATATAAGTAGCTCTTAGGATCGTTAACCAATACAGGAGAAACTACCTTCTTGATATTAGAAACTTCAGCTCCGGCAGATACAATAACTGTTCCCGGAGAAACAACTTTGCTTCCATCAGGATATTTCTGAGTCATAGACAAAGAGTCCTTACCTGTTGGTACATTGATTTGCAAGTCACAACAGAAATCCGATAAGGCTTTTACTGCAGTGTAAAGACGCGCATCTTCACCTTCCATAGAGCGGCAAGGCCACATCCAGTTGGCAGATAATGAAATACTATCCATTCCTTCTGCAAGAGGAGCCCAGACAAGATTGGTAAGAGCTTCAGATACAGCAAGAATAGAACCTGCAGCAGGATCAGCTAAAGCTGCCTGAGGTGCATGACCTATAGAAGTTGCAATACCTTTTTCTCCTCTGTAATCAAGAGCAACTACTCCGCAATCGCTTAATGGCAATTGAATTTCTCCCTGGCATTGCTGACGGGCAACCTTACCTGTTACTGAACGGTCTACCTTATTAGTTAACCAGTCCTTACAAGCTACAGCTTCTAGCTGAAGCACGCGAGTAAGATATTCGTCAAGGTTGTCAATATCGTAAGTAGCATTCTCGTAGTGAGTTTCTACTGTTTTATCTATCATGTAAGTTTTAGGAGAGCTGCCGAACATCTGATCAATGGATAAATCGAACGGACGGACACCATCGGCTTGTTCAAATGCGAAGCGTGCGTCGCCGGTGGTTTCACCCACTACATACATCGGAGCACGTTCACGTTCGGCAATCTTGCGTACATGTTCAATAGCTTCTTCCTTTATTAATAATCCCATACGCTCCTGAGACTCGTTGGCAATAATTTCTTTTGCCGATAAAGTTTTGTCGCCGATAGGAAGTTTATCCATGTGAATCAGTCCACCGTTTTCTTCAATTAATTCTGAAAGACAGTTTACGTGACCAGCAGAACCGTGATCGTGAATGGAGACAATCGGATTAACATCTTCTTCGCAAAGTGCGCGGACAACGTTGTTTGCACGTTTCTGCATTTCTGCATTTGCACGCTGAACAGCGTTAAGTTCAATACCGCTTGAGTAACGTCCTGTGTCTACAGAAGAAACAGAACCACCGCCTAAACCAATACGGTAGTTGTCACCACCCAGTACCACCACTTTATTTCCTGTTTCAGGCTTTCCTTTTAGACAATCGCGTTGAGTTCCGTAACCCACACCACCTGCAAGCATAATTACCTTGTCATATCCGTAACGAACATTATTTTCATCGTGCTCGAAAGTCAGAACAGAACCACAGATAAGTGGCTGGCCAAATTTATTTCCGAAGTCAGAAGCACCATTGGATGCTTTGATAAGAATTTGTTCAGGAGTTTGGTATAACCATTCGCGAACCGGAAGAAGTTCTTCCCATTCACGTCCTTCTTCTGTACGAGGATAAGAAGTCATGTAAACAGCAGTTCCTGCGATAGGCAAAGAACCTTTTCCTCCACCCATACGGTCACGAATTTCACCACCTGTTCCTGTTGAAGCACCGTTGAATGGTTCCACAGTAGTTGGGAAATTGTGAGTTTCCGCTTTCAGTGAAATAACTGTTTTAATATCTTTGATTTGGAAATAGTCAGAAGTTGAATGATCTGCCGGAGCGAATTGTTCTACTACCGGACCTTCAGCAAAGGCAACATTGTCTTTGTATGCAGAAATAATCTTGTTTGGATTTTCGGCAGTAGTCTTTTTGATCATCTGGAAAAGTGAAGATTCCATCTCTTTACCATCAATGATAAATGTTCCGCCGAAGATTTTGTGACGACAGTGTTCAGAATTGATCTGTGCAAAACCAAATACTTCAGAATCCGTCAGCTTACGTCCCATAGATTTCTCCATATTGATAAGGTAATCCATCTCCTCCTGAGAAAGAGCCAAACCTTCTTTTTCGTTATAAGCAGCCAGGTCATCTATATAGATGATGGCTTCCGGTTGACGATTCGTTGTAAATAC
This genomic interval from uncultured Bacteroides sp. contains the following:
- the uvrA gene encoding excinuclease ABC subunit UvrA — encoded protein: MSQEKYISIKGARVNNLKNIDVDIPRNKLVVITGLSGSGKSSLAFDTLYAEGQRRYVESLNSYARQFLGRMTKPECDFIKGIPPAIAIEQKVNSRNPRSTVGTSTEIYEYLRLLYARVGKTYSPISGTLVKKHQIEDIVSCMLSYPEGTRYVILTPILLREGRTMKDQLEMDLKQGFNRAEVDGETMRIEDLLKKGDFETEREILLLVDRMVCDSSKDSISRLTDSVETAFYEGNGTCLLRFYPEEGAIMHSFSKKFEADGIIFEEPTDHMFSFNSPIGACPRCEGFGKVIGVDESLVIPNRSLSVYDGAVVCWRGEKMGEWKDDFIRAASKYDFPIFTPYYDLTDKQKELLWKGAKGIHGIDEFFDMLEKNQYKIQYRVMLARYRGKTYCPDCHGTRLKKEAGYVKVGDHSISQLVDLPIHDLKTFFDNLSLDKHESDIAKRILIEINSRINFLIDVGLGYLTLNRLSNSLSGGESQRINLATSLGSSLVGSLYILDEPSIGLHSRDTDRLIKVLRQLQQLGNTVVVVEHDEEIIRAADYIIDVGPKAGRLGGEIVYHGDMKNLKKGSNSYTVKYLLGEETIAVPVNHRSWNNYIEITGARENNLKGINVIFPLNVMTVVTGVSGSGKSTLVRDIFYRALKREYSETSERPGEFVSLNGDINMAKNIEFVDQNPIGKSSRSNPVTYIKAYDEIRKLWADQPLAKLMGYSASYFSFNTEGGRCEECKGDGTITVEMQFMADLVLECESCHGKRFKTETLEVKFKEKNIYDILEMTVDQAIEFFKENGQKKIVKKLSSLQEVGLGYIKLGQSSSTLSGGENQRVKLAFYLSQEKVAPTIFVFDEPTTGLHFHDIKKLLEAFDALISRGHTVIIIEHNMDVIKCADYIIDLGPEGGNMGGNLVCCGTPEEVAKCAASYTGQFLTEKLI
- a CDS encoding family 10 glycosylhydrolase — its product is MKIKTFLATVLMVCCSLCSFAHNLPKREFRGVWLHTINGDYTGKSPEEFKTYLISQFNSLQKAGINAVLFQVRPEADAFYPSKLEPWSRFLTGTQGTAPSGDFDPMAFVIDECHKRGMEFHAWVNPYRVQLNISSKLAPSHVYYQHPEWFVVYGNQRFFNPGLPQCREFINKVIKDIVSRYDVDAIHMDDYFYPYPIAGKEFPDDEAFKTYGIPDGFADQKDNWRRSNVNTLIRELHETIRETKPWVKFGVSPFGIYRNKKNTMDGIGSDTNGLQNYDELYADVLLWIRNGWVDYNIPQIYWEIGNKAADHETLVNWWATYSYDRPFFIGQDVERTVKYADLNNPEINQLPRKMQLSRTTPNVLGNCFWSGKALLGNPGNSLNALANSYQCYPALPPVFTFMDDKAPKSIRGLKTIWTEDGYVLMWKGPKAKEEMDKAFNYCVYRFDNKEKVNLNDPSKIVAITRTCYYKLPYELGKLKYRYVVTALDRLHNESKMKTKKVKL